A section of the Mangifera indica cultivar Alphonso chromosome 12, CATAS_Mindica_2.1, whole genome shotgun sequence genome encodes:
- the LOC123192374 gene encoding uncharacterized protein LOC123192374, with the protein MKRKKPKTEMEDFEKKLKLTESMEIEPTADEEANNKSSKTLLLLRRFLAVQQRRAQAYANLKRGFSEYMVSGGELAYQQLCSEITEEFNDCSKQVLEMESSFRNPEFCRVDLAQLLRAVQMQEKQKLNLTARIQVLKKTGRPSERVVNHENCRFRSPTEHECVHVHEITEAAGTEEAEADAEYDNALKEAIRGVQDAVTAINEHLEEVRYEIAALESE; encoded by the exons ATGAAACGAAAGAAACCAAAAACAGAAATGGAAGATtttgagaagaaattaaaactgACCGAATCAATGGAGATTGAACCAACGGCAGATGAAGAAGCAAACAACAAGTCCTCCAAAACTCTCCTTTTGCTCCGCAGATTCCTCGCCGTTCAGCAGCGTAGAGCCCAAGCTTATGCCAACCTTAAACG GGGCTTTTCGGAGTATATGGTTTCAGGAGGGGAATTAGCTTACCAACAACTTTGCAGTGAGATTACAGAGGAGTTCAATGACTGCTCTAAACAA GTACTTGAAATGGAATCTTCATTTCGAAATCCTGAGTTTTGCCGAGTTGATCTAGCTCAACTACTCAGAGCTGTTCAAATGCAGGAAAAGCAAAAACTAAATCTG ACGGCAAGAATTCAGGTACTGAAGAAGACTGGTCGTCCATCAGAGCGTGTCGTGAACCATGAGAACTGTCGATTTAGGTCTCCAACAGAGCATGAGTGTGTGCATGTCCATGAGATAACCGAAGCAGCTGGAACTGAAGAAGCAGAAGCAGATGCGGAGTATGATAATGCTCTCAAGGAAGCCATTAGAGGTGTTCAGGATGCTGTGACTGCCATAAATGAACATTTAGAAGAAGTAAGATATGAAATTGCCGCACTTGAATCTGAGTGA